Within bacterium, the genomic segment CAGTGATGCCGGCAGCATCCGTTTTGTCGTCCCGAGCACTGCCGGCACACGTCAGATCGATCGCATCAACATCATCGCCGCTCTCAATGAAAAAGCGGTCTGCGATTACAACGAGGATCAGGACAAGCTGATCGCCGCCTATACCGTCTCCCCCGCCACCATTGCGGATTTCGAGGGCGGCGCCTTTTACGGCAATGTCGCCAGCAATCTGCCGCCCAACGTCAACTTTCGGCTGCATGTCTATGTCTGGAAAGATCAGCCCTACGCGATCGCCCGCTACACCGTGATCAATGACTCCTCGGAGATGGCCTCGCTCTATCTGGGCGTGGTCGGGGTGCCGCGCATCAATGGCAGCTACGGCGGCGAGACCGACAAATGGGATGCCGATCATCATATCGCCTACTGCTTTCGCGGCGCCGAAGCAGGTTACGCCGGCCTCCGTCTGCTCTCCCAGACGCCCTATTCGTACAAGGCCCTGGATTGGAACGTCTACTCGCCAGCCGATCCCAACAGCGACGCCGCCACTGATTCCACCCGCTACCATCAGACCGCCGATCCCGGCTTTGGCCCCGATGTAACCGCTGGAGCGGATGGCTCGATCTTCAGCCTCAATGCCGGCCCGGTCATCCTCGCACCCCACGATTCGGTAACGGTCTATTACGGCATTTTCTACGGTGCCAGCTATGGCGAGATGCTGGCAGCCGCCGATGCCGCGCAAGCCCAGTATTCGATCAAACTGGCCGCGAATACGGCCACAACCAATTTTGAAACGGGCAAAATCGGCTTCCGGTTGAGCAACGCCGGCAGTATTCGGCTTATCGTCCCAAACATGTCCGGTACGCGCCAGATAGAGCGGGTCAACATCATCGCCGCGCTCAACGAAAAAGCGGTGTGCGATTATAACGAAAACCACAATCCACTCGCGGGCACCGTCCATTTGACCGTTCCTACCAAATCGGACCTGGAGGGCTTTGTCCATTTTGACAGCCGGTATATCGACGAATCCGATCCGGTCGCCAAACCGCTACCGCCGAACATGTCCTTTGATGCCCACTCCTATGTCTGGATGGACCAGCCCTGGATGATCGTCGAGTATACGGTTACCAATGATTCCTCGGAGGCCGGAACCTTCTACCTCGGTGCTGTGGTGGTGCCGCGTATCAACGGCAACTATGGCGGAGAGAGCACCAAATACGACGCAGCCAGCCAGACCGCCTATTGTTATCGTGAGGGTGAAGCCGGATACGCTGGCATCCGTCTGCTCTCGCATACCCCTTATTCCTACAAGACCCTGGACTGGGGCGTCTACTCACCGGAGGATCCCAATGCCGACGCCTCCACCGATTCGATCCGCTACCATCAGACCGCTGATCCCGGTTTCGACGCCGATCTTCTCGCCGGCGGCGACGGCTCCATCTACAGTCTTAATGCCGGTGCCTTTACGATACCCGCACATGGCTCGGTCAAGGTCGTCTACGGTGTGGTGTATGGCAATTCTTTCGCGGATATGGTAGCAGCGTCC encodes:
- a CDS encoding FlgD immunoglobulin-like domain containing protein, translated to MSSPSLRILLCAVLLLGFAAASHAVVNLESGKVGVRISDAGSIRFVVPSTAGTRQIDRINIIAALNEKAVCDYNEDQDKLIAAYTVSPATIADFEGGAFYGNVASNLPPNVNFRLHVYVWKDQPYAIARYTVINDSSEMASLYLGVVGVPRINGSYGGETDKWDADHHIAYCFRGAEAGYAGLRLLSQTPYSYKALDWNVYSPADPNSDAATDSTRYHQTADPGFGPDVTAGADGSIFSLNAGPVILAPHDSVTVYYGIFYGASYGEMLAAADAAQAQYSIKLAANTATTNFETGKIGFRLSNAGSIRLIVPNMSGTRQIERVNIIAALNEKAVCDYNENHNPLAGTVHLTVPTKSDLEGFVHFDSRYIDESDPVAKPLPPNMSFDAHSYVWMDQPWMIVEYTVTNDSSEAGTFYLGAVVVPRINGNYGGESTKYDAASQTAYCYREGEAGYAGIRLLSHTPYSYKTLDWGVYSPEDPNADASTDSIRYHQTADPGFDADLLAGGDGSIYSLNAGAFTIPAHGSVKVVYGVVYGNSFADMVAASNAMQAKYQAVFTTAVELKPGEQRPERYALSQNWPNPFNPATAIRFELLERAEVRLAIYNLKGQVVRTVAAGIYPAGPHQVIWDGRDATGANAAAGVYLYRLTAGQQTWTKKMTLVR